A single genomic interval of Drosophila virilis strain 15010-1051.87 unplaced genomic scaffold, Dvir_AGI_RSII-ME tig00001822, whole genome shotgun sequence harbors:
- the LOC138911647 gene encoding uncharacterized protein, with product MGRDEAAMEQQASQSSTIAGINADTHGQNTPGTSLTQANQEIFRVGVKPPPFCKEQPDLYFIQMESQFAVSGVSTDSRKYHQVIASLEPQHLVHMAHIIRNPPQLNKYDTIKAVLIKEYTDSDQRKLNMLIWEVQLGVLKPSQLLKRMKVLEGTQISDKAIKALWLERLPGNVRAIVYIVDGDSARVSLQADKILEA from the coding sequence ATGGGGAGAGACGAAGCAGCAATGGAGCAGCAAGCCAGCCAAAGTAGCACAATCGCCGGCATCAACGCCGACACTCACGGGCAGAACACGCCAGGCACATCCCTGACTCAGGCTAATCAGGAAATTTTTCGGGTAGGCGTCAAACCGCCGCCATTTTGCAAGGAACAGCCAGACTTATACTTCATACAGATGGAGTCACAGTTCGCTGTATCAGGTGTATCTACTGACAGCAGAAAGTATCACCAAGTGATCGCATCGCTGGAACCACAGCACTTGGTGCACATGGCCCACATCATCCGAAATCCACCACAGCTCAATAAGTATGACACAATCAAAGCAGTTCTCATCAAAGAATATACTGATTCCGATCAACGAAAATTAAACATGCTTATATGGGAAGTGCAATTGGGCGTTCTCAAACCGTCACAGTTGTTGAAGCGCATGAAAGTCTTAGAAGGCACCCAAATTTCCGACAAGGCCATAAAAGCACTTTGGTTGGAACGTCTTCCAGGTAATGTTCGCGCCATCGTATATATCGTTGATGGCGACTCGGCTAGAGTCTCCCTGCAGGCAGACAAAATATTGGAAGCCTAG